A DNA window from Thiobacillus denitrificans ATCC 25259 contains the following coding sequences:
- the folE2 gene encoding GTP cyclohydrolase FolE2 codes for MNEICDTAVCMPDVQSSADTRQIAIDKVGIKSIRHPVRVADKADGVQHTIANFNMYVFLPHNFKGTHMSRFIEILNTREREISVENFEGMLRQMVERLEAESGYIEMTFPYFINKSAPVSGVQSMLDYEVTFVGAIENGQYTHTTKVVVPVTSLCPCSKKISEYGAHNQRSHVTVTAKTRGFLWIEDLVRKVEDQASCELFGLLKRPDEKYVTERAYDNPKFVEDIVRDVAAAMNAEPLIDAYVVEAENFESIHNHSAYALIEHDKRKK; via the coding sequence ATGAACGAGATTTGCGACACCGCCGTTTGCATGCCAGACGTGCAAAGCTCGGCCGATACCCGGCAAATCGCCATCGACAAGGTCGGCATCAAGAGCATTCGCCATCCCGTCCGCGTCGCCGACAAGGCCGACGGCGTGCAGCACACGATCGCGAATTTCAACATGTACGTATTCCTGCCCCATAACTTCAAGGGCACGCACATGTCGCGTTTCATCGAAATCCTCAACACGCGCGAGCGCGAAATCTCGGTCGAGAATTTCGAGGGCATGCTGCGGCAGATGGTCGAGCGCCTGGAAGCCGAATCGGGCTACATCGAGATGACGTTCCCCTACTTCATCAACAAGTCGGCGCCCGTGTCCGGCGTGCAGAGCATGCTCGACTACGAAGTCACCTTCGTCGGCGCGATCGAGAACGGCCAGTACACGCACACCACGAAGGTCGTCGTGCCGGTGACCAGCCTGTGCCCCTGCTCGAAGAAAATTTCCGAATACGGTGCGCACAACCAGCGCTCGCACGTCACCGTCACGGCGAAAACCCGCGGCTTCCTGTGGATCGAGGATCTCGTGCGCAAGGTCGAGGATCAGGCGTCGTGCGAACTGTTCGGCCTGCTCAAGCGCCCGGACGAGAAATACGTCACCGAGCGCGCCTACGACAATCCGAAGTTCGTCGAGGACATCGTGCGCGACGTCGCGGCGGCGATGAATGCCGAGCCGCTGATCGACGCCTACGTGGTCGAGGCGGAGAACTTCGAGTCGATCCATAACCACAGCGCCTACGCGCTGATCGAGCACGACAAGCGCAAAAAATAG
- a CDS encoding retropepsin-like aspartic protease family protein, giving the protein MVFKQGIRAFILTAGVFACTAVSATSVAVVGLFRDKAIVSIDGGKPLTLSRGQTVSGVTLIAADSDRVAVDVDGERRSLGMGQSFAGGAQTAARQSVSLTADARGHFAANGALNGYPITFLVDTGATAVAIGAAEARRLGLDYRSGTAARVNTAAGAVPAWRVTFHTVKVGGISVNQVEGLVVESGLDVPLLGMSFLNRMDMTRDGQTMTLTRRY; this is encoded by the coding sequence ATGGTCTTCAAGCAGGGAATCCGGGCGTTCATCTTAACCGCCGGCGTGTTTGCGTGCACCGCGGTGTCAGCGACCAGCGTGGCCGTGGTCGGCCTCTTCAGGGACAAGGCCATCGTCAGCATTGACGGCGGCAAGCCGCTCACGCTGAGCCGCGGCCAGACGGTAAGCGGCGTGACCTTGATCGCCGCCGACTCGGACCGCGTCGCGGTGGATGTCGACGGAGAGCGCCGCAGCCTTGGCATGGGACAGTCGTTTGCCGGGGGCGCTCAGACGGCCGCGCGCCAGTCGGTTTCGCTGACGGCCGATGCGCGCGGTCACTTCGCGGCGAATGGCGCGCTGAACGGGTACCCGATCACGTTTCTGGTCGACACCGGCGCTACCGCGGTCGCGATCGGTGCGGCGGAAGCCCGCCGGCTCGGGCTCGACTACCGCAGCGGCACGGCCGCGCGCGTCAACACGGCCGCGGGCGCCGTGCCGGCTTGGCGGGTGACGTTCCACACGGTGAAGGTGGGCGGTATCAGCGTCAATCAGGTCGAGGGGCTGGTCGTCGAAAGCGGACTCGACGTACCCCTGCTCGGCATGAGCTTTCTCAACCGGATGGACATGACGCGCGACGGCCAGACGATGACGCTGACGCGTCGCTACTGA